Proteins from one Mycobacterium sp. HUMS_12744610 genomic window:
- the ppgK gene encoding polyphosphate--glucose phosphotransferase, producing MTSTEPTTDTPGPETVAGLGQRRGFGIDVGGSGIKGGIVDMDTGLLIGDRIKVPTPQPATPPAVAKAIAEVVNGFGWTGPLGVTYPGVVAHGVVQTAANVDKSWIGTHARDVISAELNGQDVTILNDADAAGLAEEHYGAGKGRAGLVVLLTFGTGIGSALIHNGALIPNTEFGHLEVGGKEAEQRAASSVKEKHAWSYEKWAKQVTRVLVAIENAIWPDLFITGGGISRKADKWIPLLENRTPVVAAALQNTAGIVGAAMAATVDVAH from the coding sequence ATGACCAGCACCGAACCGACCACCGACACGCCTGGCCCCGAGACGGTCGCCGGTCTGGGCCAGCGTCGTGGATTCGGCATCGACGTCGGCGGCAGCGGCATCAAAGGTGGCATCGTCGACATGGACACCGGTCTGTTGATCGGCGACCGGATCAAGGTGCCGACCCCGCAACCGGCAACGCCGCCGGCAGTCGCCAAGGCCATCGCCGAGGTGGTCAACGGATTCGGGTGGACGGGTCCGCTCGGGGTCACCTATCCGGGTGTGGTCGCCCACGGCGTCGTCCAGACGGCGGCCAACGTCGACAAGTCGTGGATCGGCACCCACGCCCGCGACGTTATCAGCGCCGAACTGAACGGCCAGGACGTGACCATCCTCAACGACGCCGACGCAGCCGGACTCGCCGAGGAGCACTACGGAGCGGGCAAAGGCAGGGCCGGGCTGGTGGTGCTGCTGACGTTCGGCACCGGGATCGGCTCCGCGCTCATCCACAACGGCGCGTTGATTCCCAACACCGAGTTCGGTCACCTCGAGGTCGGCGGCAAAGAGGCCGAGCAGCGGGCGGCGTCATCGGTGAAGGAGAAGCACGCCTGGAGCTACGAGAAGTGGGCGAAGCAGGTCACCCGTGTCCTGGTGGCCATCGAGAACGCCATCTGGCCGGACTTGTTCATCACGGGTGGCGGCATCAGCCGCAAGGCCGACAAGTGGATTCCGCTGCTCGAGAACCGGACCCCGGTGGTGGCCGCGGCGCTGCAGAACACCGCCGGCATCGTGGGTGCGGCCATGGCCGCCACCGTCGACGTGGCGCACTGA
- a CDS encoding RNA polymerase sigma factor, whose translation MAATKPSTDEPVKRNATKSPASPAKRPAAKSANGTAPAKRAAKAVPRSAKSAAGHETDAAAGDEKKTRTTAKGAAAKAPARGTKAAARESAADPDALDTGEELDTEPDLDGEPGDEIDIADLGLDDLDDDAAPEADLDAGDSEDGEDDVAAAPAAATAAPAEDDEEIAEPTEKDKASGDFVWDEDESEALRQARKDAELTASADSVRAYLKQIGKVALLNAEEEVELAKRIEAGLYATQLMTEMADRGDKLPAAQRRDMMWICRDGDRAKNHLLEANLRLVVSLAKRYTGRGMAFLDLIQEGNLGLIRAVEKFDYTKGYKFSTYATWWIRQAITRAMADQARTIRIPVHMVEVINKLGRIQRELLQDLGREPTPEELAKEMDITPEKVLEIQQYAREPISLDQTIGDEGDSQLGDFIEDSEAVVAVDAVSFTLLQDQLQSVLETLSEREAGVVRLRFGLTDGQPRTLDEIGQVYGVTRERIRQIESKTMSKLRHPSRSQVLRDYLD comes from the coding sequence GTGGCAGCGACCAAACCCAGCACCGATGAACCGGTGAAGCGCAACGCCACGAAGTCACCAGCGTCCCCCGCAAAGCGACCGGCGGCAAAGTCCGCCAACGGCACCGCGCCCGCGAAGCGGGCAGCCAAGGCCGTGCCCCGCAGCGCCAAGTCCGCGGCGGGGCACGAGACCGACGCGGCGGCTGGCGACGAGAAGAAAACCCGCACCACCGCAAAGGGCGCCGCCGCGAAGGCGCCGGCGCGCGGCACCAAAGCGGCCGCACGGGAATCCGCGGCCGACCCCGATGCCCTCGACACCGGCGAGGAGCTGGACACCGAGCCGGACCTCGACGGCGAGCCGGGCGACGAGATCGACATCGCCGACCTCGGTCTCGACGACCTCGACGACGACGCGGCGCCGGAAGCCGACCTCGACGCGGGCGACTCCGAGGACGGCGAGGATGACGTCGCCGCCGCCCCCGCCGCGGCCACTGCGGCTCCCGCCGAAGACGACGAGGAGATCGCCGAGCCCACCGAGAAGGACAAAGCGTCCGGCGATTTCGTGTGGGACGAAGACGAATCCGAGGCGCTGCGCCAGGCCCGTAAGGACGCCGAACTCACCGCCTCCGCCGACTCGGTCCGCGCCTACCTCAAGCAAATCGGCAAGGTGGCGCTGCTCAACGCCGAGGAGGAGGTGGAGCTGGCGAAGCGAATCGAGGCCGGCCTGTACGCCACGCAGCTGATGACCGAGATGGCCGACCGCGGCGACAAACTGCCCGCGGCCCAGCGCCGCGACATGATGTGGATCTGCCGCGACGGCGACCGCGCGAAGAACCACCTGCTGGAAGCCAACCTGCGGCTGGTCGTCTCACTGGCCAAGCGCTACACCGGCCGCGGCATGGCGTTCCTCGACCTCATCCAGGAGGGCAACCTGGGCCTGATCCGTGCGGTCGAGAAGTTCGATTACACCAAGGGCTACAAGTTCTCCACCTATGCGACGTGGTGGATCCGTCAGGCCATCACCCGTGCCATGGCCGACCAGGCCCGCACCATCCGCATCCCGGTGCACATGGTCGAGGTGATCAACAAGCTGGGCCGCATCCAGCGCGAGCTGCTGCAGGACCTGGGCCGCGAGCCAACGCCCGAAGAGCTCGCCAAAGAAATGGACATCACCCCCGAAAAGGTGCTCGAGATCCAGCAGTACGCCCGCGAGCCGATCTCGCTGGACCAGACCATCGGCGACGAGGGCGACAGCCAGCTGGGCGACTTCATCGAGGACAGCGAGGCCGTGGTGGCCGTCGACGCGGTGTCGTTCACGTTGCTGCAGGATCAGCTGCAGTCCGTGCTGGAGACGCTGTCGGAACGCGAGGCCGGCGTGGTACGCCTGCGCTTCGGTCTCACCGACGGCCAGCCCCGCACCCTCGACGAGATCGGCCAGGTTTACGGGGTCACCCGCGAGCGCATCCGCCAGATCGAGTCCAAGACGATGTCGAAGCTGCGCCACCCCAGCCGCTCCCAGGTGTTGCGCGACTATCTCGACTAG
- a CDS encoding DUF952 domain-containing protein encodes MTFAPDVLVHLCGADEWSRAREEGAIRPEPSGSDVGSGFIHLSTPQQVHLPANRLYRGRADLVMLHINPGLLDSPVRWEPGVATDPTSMVFPHLYGPLPVSAVIWVTAYRPGPDGSFPPVAEAPESV; translated from the coding sequence GTGACCTTCGCTCCTGACGTACTGGTGCACTTGTGCGGTGCCGACGAGTGGTCGCGGGCTCGCGAGGAGGGCGCGATCCGGCCGGAACCGTCCGGCTCTGACGTCGGGTCCGGGTTCATCCACCTGTCGACGCCGCAGCAGGTGCATCTGCCGGCAAACCGCCTCTACCGCGGCCGTGCGGACCTGGTGATGCTGCACATCAATCCTGGGCTGCTGGATTCGCCTGTTCGTTGGGAGCCCGGTGTGGCAACGGATCCGACGTCCATGGTGTTCCCGCATTTGTACGGTCCGTTGCCGGTGAGCGCTGTTATCTGGGTCACGGCTTACCGGCCGGGGCCCGACGGTTCGTTCCCGCCGGTCGCCGAGGCGCCGGAGTCCGTGTAG
- a CDS encoding DUF7455 domain-containing protein translates to MNATLTSPLTRADRCDRCGAAARVRATLPSGAELLFCQHHANEHEAKLVELAAVLEFSES, encoded by the coding sequence ATGAACGCAACTCTGACCAGTCCCTTGACCAGAGCTGACCGCTGCGACCGCTGCGGCGCTGCGGCCCGCGTTCGGGCCACGCTGCCCTCCGGCGCCGAGCTTCTCTTCTGCCAGCACCACGCCAACGAGCACGAAGCCAAGCTGGTCGAGCTGGCCGCCGTGCTGGAGTTCAGCGAGAGCTAG
- a CDS encoding YihY/virulence factor BrkB family protein — MSDQVAKPSRHPVWRICLRTLAKSWDDSIFSESAQAGFWSALSLPPLLLGMLGSLAYVAPLFGPDMLPSIERQVITTAHTVFSRSVVNEIIEPTMRDITNGARGEVVSLGFVISLWAGSSAISAFVDSVVEAHGQTPLRHPVRQRLFALFLYVVMLVVVVSTAPLLVVGPRKIGEHIPVTLANALRYGYYPALALGLMVGIMILYRVALPVPLPSHRLILGAVLATAVFVVATLGLRIYLSWITRTGYTYGALSTPIAFLLFAFFGGFAIMLGAELNAAVQEEFPAPKTHAHRLRHWLVSRVRALTETGDSPAQKRDVATAEPPV, encoded by the coding sequence ATGAGCGATCAGGTCGCGAAACCGTCCCGCCACCCCGTCTGGCGAATCTGTCTTCGAACTCTTGCGAAGAGTTGGGACGATTCGATCTTTTCCGAGTCCGCGCAGGCCGGCTTCTGGTCGGCGCTGTCCCTGCCCCCGCTACTGCTGGGCATGCTGGGCAGCCTGGCCTACGTGGCGCCGCTGTTCGGGCCGGACATGCTGCCCAGCATCGAACGCCAGGTGATCACGACGGCCCACACGGTGTTCTCCCGCAGCGTCGTCAACGAGATCATCGAACCCACCATGCGCGACATCACCAACGGCGCGCGGGGCGAGGTGGTGTCGCTGGGCTTCGTGATCTCGCTGTGGGCGGGCTCCTCGGCGATCTCGGCGTTCGTCGACTCCGTGGTCGAAGCGCACGGCCAGACACCGTTGCGCCACCCGGTGCGGCAGCGGCTCTTCGCCTTGTTCCTGTACGTGGTGATGCTCGTGGTCGTCGTGTCGACGGCACCGTTGCTGGTGGTGGGCCCGCGCAAGATCGGAGAACACATCCCGGTCACCCTGGCCAACGCGCTGCGCTACGGCTACTACCCGGCGCTGGCGCTCGGGCTGATGGTCGGGATCATGATCCTGTACCGGGTGGCGCTGCCGGTGCCGCTGCCGTCGCACCGGCTGATCCTGGGGGCGGTGCTGGCGACGGCGGTGTTCGTCGTCGCCACGCTGGGTCTGCGGATCTACCTGAGCTGGATCACCCGTACCGGCTACACCTACGGCGCGCTGTCTACACCCATCGCGTTTCTGCTGTTCGCCTTTTTCGGCGGTTTCGCGATCATGCTGGGCGCCGAACTCAACGCCGCCGTCCAGGAGGAGTTCCCCGCTCCCAAGACGCATGCCCACCGGTTGCGCCACTGGTTGGTCTCGCGCGTGCGCGCGCTGACGGAAACCGGGGATTCGCCGGCGCAGAAGCGCGACGTCGCGACGGCCGAGCCGCCGGTCTGA
- a CDS encoding DUF3039 domain-containing protein, with protein sequence METQTIERTETDERVDDGTGSDTPRYFHYVKKDKIAESAVMGSHVVALCGEVFPVTRAAKPGSPVCPDCKKIYETLKKG encoded by the coding sequence ATGGAGACGCAGACGATCGAACGCACCGAGACCGACGAACGCGTCGACGACGGGACCGGCAGCGATACCCCTCGGTACTTCCACTACGTCAAGAAGGACAAGATCGCCGAGAGCGCGGTGATGGGCAGCCACGTCGTCGCGTTGTGCGGTGAGGTCTTTCCGGTCACGCGCGCGGCCAAGCCGGGTTCGCCGGTCTGCCCGGACTGCAAGAAGATCTACGAGACGCTCAAGAAGGGCTGA
- a CDS encoding DUF3099 domain-containing protein, translating to MWNSGGMKRGSDPGPDERFDDEGRPVLITAAAPSYDEQHRARVRKYLTLMAFRIPALILAAVAYGAWHNGLISLAIVAASLPLPWMAVLIANDRPPRRRNEPRRFDPAPPRTPLFPTAERPALEPRRDPQPHPGSRGGHHHG from the coding sequence ATGTGGAACAGTGGAGGGATGAAGCGCGGCTCCGATCCGGGACCCGATGAAAGGTTCGACGACGAGGGCCGTCCCGTACTCATCACCGCCGCCGCGCCCTCCTACGACGAACAGCACCGCGCGCGGGTGCGTAAGTACCTGACGCTGATGGCTTTCCGGATACCGGCGCTCATCCTGGCCGCCGTCGCCTACGGCGCCTGGCACAACGGGCTGATCTCCCTAGCGATCGTGGCCGCGTCGCTGCCGCTGCCGTGGATGGCCGTGCTGATCGCCAACGACCGCCCGCCGCGGCGCCGCAACGAGCCCCGGCGGTTCGACCCCGCCCCGCCCCGTACTCCCCTGTTCCCGACGGCGGAGCGTCCGGCTCTCGAGCCCCGCCGCGACCCCCAGCCACACCCCGGTTCGCGCGGCGGACACCACCACGGTTAG
- the sigB gene encoding sigma-70 family RNA polymerase sigma factor SigB, translated as MSLTHTTAQADQEVAMANATPSRIEGDLDAQSPAADLVRVYLNGIGKTALLNAADEVELAKRIEAGLYAEHLLATRKRLGENRKRDLAAVVRDGEAARRHLLEANLRLVVSLAKRYTGRGMPLLDLIQEGNLGLIRAMEKFDYTKGFKFSTYATWWIRQAITRGMADQSRTIRLPVHLVEQVNKLARIKREMHQNLGREASDEELAAESGIPIEKINDLLEHSRDPVSLDMPVGSEEEAPLGDFIEDAEAMSAENAVIAELLHTDIRSVLATLDEREHQVIRLRFGLDDGQPRTLDQIGKLFGLSRERVRQIERDVMSKLRNGERADRLRSYAS; from the coding sequence CTGTCGTTAACCCATACGACAGCACAAGCCGATCAGGAGGTCGCTATGGCGAACGCCACCCCCAGCAGGATCGAAGGCGATCTGGATGCTCAAAGCCCCGCAGCGGACTTGGTGCGCGTGTATCTGAACGGCATCGGCAAGACGGCGCTGCTCAACGCGGCGGACGAAGTCGAACTGGCCAAGCGCATCGAGGCCGGCCTCTATGCCGAGCATCTGCTGGCAACCCGTAAGCGCCTCGGCGAGAACCGCAAGCGCGACCTGGCGGCCGTCGTGCGCGATGGCGAGGCAGCGCGGCGCCACCTGCTGGAAGCGAACCTGCGTCTGGTGGTGTCGCTGGCCAAACGCTATACCGGCCGGGGCATGCCGCTGCTCGACCTGATCCAGGAGGGCAACCTGGGCCTGATCCGCGCGATGGAGAAGTTCGACTACACAAAGGGATTCAAGTTCTCGACGTATGCGACGTGGTGGATCCGCCAGGCCATCACCCGCGGCATGGCCGACCAGAGTCGCACCATCCGGCTGCCCGTGCACCTGGTCGAGCAGGTCAACAAGCTGGCGCGGATCAAGCGCGAGATGCACCAGAACCTGGGACGCGAAGCCAGCGACGAGGAGCTCGCCGCCGAATCGGGCATCCCGATCGAGAAGATCAACGACCTGCTCGAACACAGCCGCGACCCGGTGAGCCTGGACATGCCGGTAGGCTCCGAAGAAGAGGCACCGCTGGGCGACTTCATCGAGGACGCCGAAGCGATGTCCGCCGAGAACGCGGTGATCGCCGAACTGCTGCACACCGACATCCGCAGCGTCCTGGCCACTCTCGACGAGCGCGAGCATCAGGTCATCCGGCTGCGCTTCGGCCTGGACGACGGGCAGCCGCGCACGTTGGACCAGATCGGCAAGCTGTTCGGCCTGTCCCGCGAGCGGGTCCGCCAGATCGAGCGCGACGTGATGTCCAAGCTGCGCAACGGCGAGCGTGCCGACCGCCTCCGGTCGTACGCGAGCTGA
- a CDS encoding metal-dependent transcriptional regulator, whose product MNDLVDTTEMYLRTIYDLEEEGVTPLRARIAERLDQSGPTVSQTVSRMERDGLLQVAGDRHLELTDKGRALAVSVMRKHRLAERLLVDVIGLPWEEVHAEACRWEHVMSEDVERRLVKVLNHPTTSPFGNPIPGLLDLGVGPDSGAEEANLVRLTELPGGSPVAVVVRQLTEHVQGDIDLISRLKDAGVVPNARVTVETGPAGVTILIPGHENVTLPHEMAHAVKVEKV is encoded by the coding sequence ATGAACGACCTGGTTGATACCACCGAGATGTACCTGCGGACCATCTATGACCTCGAAGAAGAGGGCGTCACGCCGCTGCGCGCCAGGATCGCCGAACGCCTCGATCAGAGCGGACCGACCGTCAGCCAGACGGTATCCCGAATGGAACGAGACGGCCTACTCCAAGTCGCCGGCGACCGGCACCTCGAGCTCACCGACAAGGGCCGCGCCCTGGCCGTTTCCGTGATGCGCAAGCACCGCCTGGCCGAGCGACTGCTCGTCGACGTCATCGGGTTGCCCTGGGAGGAAGTGCACGCCGAGGCGTGCCGGTGGGAGCACGTCATGAGCGAGGACGTCGAACGCCGGCTGGTGAAGGTGCTCAACCACCCGACCACCTCCCCGTTCGGTAACCCGATCCCGGGTCTTTTGGACCTGGGCGTTGGCCCGGACTCCGGCGCCGAGGAGGCCAACCTGGTCCGGTTGACCGAACTGCCCGGCGGATCGCCGGTGGCTGTCGTCGTGCGGCAGCTCACCGAGCATGTGCAAGGCGACATCGACCTGATCAGCCGGCTGAAGGACGCCGGCGTCGTGCCCAACGCCCGGGTGACCGTCGAGACCGGGCCGGCGGGGGTGACCATCCTGATACCCGGTCACGAGAACGTCACCCTGCCGCACGAGATGGCGCACGCGGTCAAGGTCGAGAAGGTCTGA
- a CDS encoding DUF4192 domain-containing protein: MTTDHADFELNRPGALIAALPAVLGFVPENSLVLVALDGGELGSVLRVDLSEKLIDRIAHLAEVAASAEPEAAVAVVVDEAGARCPGCNDEYRQLCAALTDALSEHNIELWAAHVVDRVAAGGRWHCVDGCGAVGVVDDPSASPLAAAAVLDGRRLYPRRADLQAVIAIENPRRTGELTELLSREAAARDVAHRGDPTGCSRRDVERALAAAARVAEGLPLPEAELARLGCALSDVQVRDALYALAVGERAGEAESLWAQLARTLPQPWRVEALVLLAFSAYARGDGPLAGVSLEAALCCDPEHRMAGMLDTALQSGVRPENIRELALTGYRLAKRLGVRLPPRQAFGRRAG; encoded by the coding sequence ATGACGACGGATCACGCGGACTTCGAACTGAATCGCCCCGGGGCATTGATCGCGGCACTACCGGCCGTTCTCGGCTTCGTCCCGGAGAATTCACTGGTGCTGGTGGCACTCGACGGCGGCGAGCTGGGGTCGGTGCTGCGGGTCGACCTCTCCGAGAAGCTCATCGACCGGATCGCCCACCTGGCCGAGGTTGCGGCCTCGGCCGAACCCGAGGCCGCGGTTGCGGTCGTCGTCGACGAGGCCGGCGCCCGTTGCCCCGGCTGCAATGATGAGTACCGGCAGCTGTGCGCGGCGCTCACAGATGCGTTGTCCGAGCACAACATCGAACTGTGGGCCGCCCACGTCGTGGATCGGGTGGCCGCGGGTGGACGCTGGCATTGCGTCGACGGCTGCGGCGCGGTCGGTGTGGTCGACGATCCCTCGGCGTCACCGCTGGCCGCGGCGGCCGTGCTGGACGGACGGCGGCTCTACCCGCGGCGTGCCGACCTGCAGGCGGTAATCGCCATCGAAAACCCGCGACGCACCGGCGAGTTGACCGAACTGCTCAGCCGGGAGGCCGCCGCCCGGGACGTGGCACACCGGGGCGATCCGACCGGCTGCAGCCGCCGCGACGTGGAACGCGCGCTGGCCGCCGCCGCCCGGGTCGCCGAGGGCCTTCCGCTGCCCGAGGCCGAGCTGGCCCGGCTGGGCTGCGCGCTGAGCGACGTGCAGGTCCGCGACGCGCTGTACGCGCTGGCGGTCGGCGAGAGGGCCGGGGAGGCGGAGTCGCTGTGGGCGCAGCTGGCCCGGACGTTGCCACAGCCCTGGCGCGTGGAAGCGCTCGTGTTGCTGGCGTTCAGCGCCTATGCCCGCGGTGACGGGCCGCTCGCGGGGGTGTCGCTGGAGGCGGCGTTGTGTTGCGATCCCGAGCACCGGATGGCGGGGATGCTGGACACGGCGCTGCAGTCCGGGGTGCGGCCCGAGAACATCCGGGAACTCGCCCTCACGGGCTACCGCCTGGCCAAGCGCCTCGGTGTTCGGCTACCGCCGCGGCAGGCGTTCGGCCGGCGTGCCGGGTAG
- the sthA gene encoding Si-specific NAD(P)(+) transhydrogenase, which translates to MASTREYDMVVIGSGPGGQKAAIASAKLGKSVAVVERGRMLGGVCVHTGTIPSKTLREAVLYFTGMNQRELYGASYRVKDRITPADLLARTQHVVGKETDVVRNQLMRNRIDLLTGHGRFVDPHTIRVEDHARGESTIITGDYVVIATGTRPARPSGVEFDEEKVLDSDGILDLKSLPASMVVVGAGVIGIEYASMFAALGTKVTVVEKRDDMLDFCDPEVVEALKFHLRDLAVTFRFGEEVTAVDVGSTGTMTTLASGKQIPAETVMYSAGRQGQTDHLDLHNAELEADNRGRIFVDETFQTKVPHIYAVGDVIGFPALASTSMEQGRLAAYYAFGEPVEGITALQPIGIYSIPEISYVGATEVELTKNAVPYEVGVARYRELARGQIAGDSYGMLKLLVATEDLKLLGVHIFGTSATEMVHIGQAVMGCGGTVEYLVDTVFNYPTFSEAYKVAALDVMNKVRALNQFRR; encoded by the coding sequence ATGGCGTCGACGCGCGAATACGACATGGTGGTCATCGGGTCGGGGCCGGGCGGGCAGAAGGCCGCAATCGCCTCGGCCAAGCTGGGCAAGTCGGTCGCGGTGGTGGAGCGGGGCCGCATGCTCGGCGGGGTATGCGTCCATACCGGCACGATCCCGTCGAAGACGTTGCGCGAGGCCGTGCTCTACTTCACCGGCATGAACCAGCGCGAGCTCTACGGGGCGAGCTACCGCGTGAAGGACCGCATCACCCCCGCCGACCTGCTGGCCCGGACCCAGCACGTGGTCGGCAAGGAAACCGACGTGGTGCGAAACCAGCTGATGCGCAACCGCATCGACCTGCTCACGGGTCATGGCCGGTTCGTCGATCCGCACACCATCCGCGTCGAAGACCACGCTCGCGGCGAAAGCACCATCATCACCGGCGATTACGTCGTCATCGCCACCGGCACCCGGCCGGCCCGGCCCTCCGGGGTCGAGTTCGACGAAGAGAAGGTGCTCGACTCCGACGGGATCCTCGACCTCAAGTCGCTGCCGGCCTCGATGGTCGTGGTCGGCGCCGGGGTGATCGGCATCGAGTACGCCTCGATGTTCGCCGCCCTGGGCACCAAGGTCACCGTCGTGGAGAAGCGGGACGACATGCTCGACTTCTGCGACCCCGAGGTCGTCGAGGCGCTGAAGTTCCACCTGCGCGACCTGGCGGTGACCTTCCGGTTCGGCGAGGAGGTGACCGCGGTCGACGTCGGCTCGACGGGAACGATGACCACGCTGGCCAGCGGCAAGCAGATCCCGGCCGAGACCGTCATGTACTCCGCCGGCCGTCAGGGCCAGACCGACCACCTGGACCTGCACAACGCCGAGCTCGAGGCCGACAACCGCGGGCGGATCTTCGTCGACGAGACGTTCCAGACCAAGGTCCCGCACATCTACGCCGTCGGCGACGTCATCGGCTTCCCCGCCCTGGCGTCAACGTCGATGGAGCAGGGACGGCTGGCCGCCTATTACGCATTCGGGGAACCGGTGGAGGGCATCACCGCACTACAGCCGATCGGCATCTATTCGATCCCCGAGATCTCCTACGTGGGCGCCACCGAGGTGGAACTGACCAAGAACGCGGTCCCCTACGAGGTCGGGGTCGCCCGCTACCGCGAGCTGGCGCGCGGGCAGATCGCCGGTGACTCCTACGGCATGCTCAAACTCCTGGTTGCCACCGAGGACCTCAAGCTGCTCGGCGTGCACATCTTCGGCACCAGCGCCACCGAGATGGTGCACATCGGGCAGGCCGTGATGGGCTGCGGCGGCACCGTGGAGTATCTGGTGGACACGGTGTTCAACTACCCGACGTTCTCCGAGGCCTACAAGGTCGCCGCGCTCGACGTGATGAACAAGGTGCGGGCGCTAAACCAGTTCCGCCGCTGA
- a CDS encoding trypsin-like serine peptidase, whose protein sequence is MRSALRMLCPVVGLATLLTACGRPADHAAAPRVPTQAASKPVERLSKPQNAALAAPVDPDMRVGPIFLDGGTLHVCTGSVVHSASGNLVMTAAHCLAGGSQISFAPGFAGDAAPTDLWTADAVYLDPRWTAAKDPRADYAVIRVSGPAAESVESHVGLALTLGQAPSPGSHVTVLGYPSGVGGSPVACQASAEINENGYPSVVCEGLVDGTSGGPWVSGTTITGLTGGFERGGCAENVSYSAPFDQHVAQLLARAEAGGPGDTVPNGLDDSC, encoded by the coding sequence ATGCGAAGCGCGCTGAGAATGCTTTGTCCGGTGGTCGGCCTGGCGACGCTGTTGACGGCCTGCGGCCGGCCCGCCGACCACGCCGCGGCCCCCAGGGTGCCGACACAGGCGGCCAGCAAGCCCGTGGAACGGCTCAGCAAGCCCCAAAACGCGGCGCTCGCCGCGCCCGTCGACCCGGACATGCGGGTCGGGCCGATCTTCCTCGACGGGGGCACGCTGCACGTGTGCACGGGGTCGGTGGTGCATTCGGCGAGCGGGAACCTGGTGATGACCGCGGCGCACTGCCTGGCCGGCGGCTCGCAGATCAGCTTCGCTCCCGGTTTCGCCGGGGATGCCGCGCCCACCGACCTGTGGACGGCCGATGCCGTCTATCTCGACCCGCGCTGGACCGCCGCCAAGGACCCGCGCGCCGACTACGCGGTCATCCGGGTCAGCGGTCCGGCCGCTGAGTCGGTGGAGTCGCACGTCGGCTTGGCGCTGACCCTGGGCCAGGCACCGTCTCCCGGCAGTCACGTCACGGTGCTGGGGTATCCCTCGGGGGTCGGCGGTTCCCCCGTGGCCTGTCAGGCCAGCGCCGAGATCAATGAGAACGGTTACCCCTCGGTGGTGTGCGAAGGCCTGGTCGACGGCACCAGCGGCGGACCGTGGGTGAGCGGCACGACGATCACCGGTCTCACGGGCGGTTTCGAACGGGGCGGGTGCGCCGAGAATGTTTCGTATTCCGCGCCGTTCGATCAGCATGTCGCCCAGCTGCTGGCCCGGGCCGAAGCGGGTGGCCCCGGCGACACCGTCCCGAACGGCCTGGACGACTCCTGCTAG